Proteins encoded in a region of the Populus nigra chromosome 3, ddPopNigr1.1, whole genome shotgun sequence genome:
- the LOC133689816 gene encoding leucine-rich repeat receptor-like protein kinase PXC1: protein MKTVFFLYFTIFLSVRTSLIVTAAPPNDTSALTLFRLQTDTHGNLLSNWTGQDACGFPTSWLGVGCSASGRVVSLSLPSLSLRGPITSLSLLDQLRLLDLHNNRLNGTISPLTNCTHLKLLYLAGNDFSGEIPPEISSLKRLLRLDLSDNNIHGKIPGQLTNLTQLLTLRLQNNELSGHIPDFSTSFPDLKELNLSNNELYGRLPDNLLKKYSDRSFSGNEGLCGSSPLPVCSFTGNEQPVDSDETVPSNPSSMPQTPLLGKDKSHLHKGLSPGAIVAIVIANCVTLLVVISFLVAYYCGRDRSSSASSKAGSESGKRRKSGSSYGSEKRVYANEGGDSDGTNATDRSKLVFFDRKKQFELEDLLRASAEMLGKGSLGTVYKAVLDDGCTVAVKRLKDANPCARKEFEQYMDVIGKLKHSNIVRLAAYYYAKEEKLLVYDYLPNGSLYSLLHGNRGPGRIPLDWTTRISLVLGAARGLAKIHEEYSASKIPHGNVKSSNVLLDKNGVACISDFGLSLLLNPVHAIARLGGYRAPEQAEIKRLSQKADVYSFGVLLLEVLTGRTPSEYPSPTRPRIEDEEQAVDLPKWVRSVVKEEWTSEVFDQELLRYKNIEEELVSMLHVGLACVFPQPEKRPTMAEVAKMIEDIRVEQSPLGEDYDESRNSLSPSLATTEDGMAGY, encoded by the exons ATGAAGACAGtttttttcctctatttcaCCATCTTTCTCTCTGTCCGCACCTCTCTTATTGTTACTGCTGCTCCTCCAAATGACACAAGTGCTCTTACTCTCTTCCGCCTCCAAACTGACACTCACGGCAACCTCCTCTCCAACTGGACTGGCCAGGACGCCTGTGGATTCCCCACCTCGTGGCTTGGCGTCGGATGCTCCGCCTCCGGCCGTGTGGTTTCTCTCTCTTTGCCCTCTCTCTCACTTCGTGGGCCCATCACTTCACTTTCTCTCCTTGACCAGCTTCGCCTCCTAGACCTCCATAACAACCGCCTGAATGGCACCATTTCTCCACTCACAAACTGCACCCATCTCAAGCTTCTCTACCTTGCTGGCAATGACTTTTCAGGTGAAATTCCACCCGAAATCTCCTCTCTCAAGCGTCTCCTTCGTCTTGACTTGTCCGACAACAACATACATGGCAAGATCCCCGGACAGTTGACCAATTTGACCCAGCTGTTAACACTCCGCTTACAAAACAATGAACTGTCCGGTCACATCCCTGATTTTTCCACGTCATTTCCAGATTTAAAAGAGCTGAATTTGTCCAATAACGAGCTTTACGGACGGTTACCAGATAACCTACTGAAGAAATACAGCGACCGAAGCTTTTCTGGCAATGAAGGTCTGTGCGGGTCCAGCCCATTGCCAGTGTGTTCCTTCACAGGCAATGAACAACCAGTCGATTCAGATGAAACAGTACCCTCTAATCCTAGCTCTATGCCTCAAACCCCACTCCTTGGCAAAGATAAATCTCACTTACATAAAGGACTGAGCCCAGGTGCTATAGTGGCAATTGTGATAGCAAATTGCGTAACATTACTGGTTGTGATTTCGTTTTTAGTTGCGTATTACTGTGGCAGAGATAGAAGCAGTAGTGCAAGTTCAAAAGCGGGTAGTGAGAGTGGAAAGAGGAGGAAGAGTGGGAGTAGTTATGGGAGTGAAAAGAGAGTGTATGCAAACGAGGGTGGAGATAGTGATGGGACTAATGCTACAGACAGGAGTAAGCTAGTGTTCTTTGACAGGAAGAAGCAGTTTGAACTTGAGGACCTATTGCGTGCGTCGGCGGAGATGCTTGGGAAAGGGAGCTTGGGGACTGTATATAAGGCGGTGCTCGATGATGGTTGTACAGTGGCTGTCAAGAGGTTGAAGGATGCAAACCCTTGTGCTAGGAAGGAGTTTGAACAGTATATGGATGTGATTGGGAAACTTAAGCACTCAAATATTGTGAGACTTGCAGCTTACTATTATGCCAAGGAAGAGAAGCTTCTCGTTTATGATTATCTTCCTAATGGGAGTCTCTACTCACTTCTTCATG GGAATCGAGGTCCAGGGAGGATTCCTCTAGATTGGACTACAAGAATCAGCTTGGTGTTGGGAGCGGCTAGAGGATTGGCAAAGATACATGAAGAATATAGTGCATCAAAAATCCCCCATGGGAACGTGAAATCTTCCAATGTGCTCCTTGACAAGAATGGTGTTGCTTGCATTTCTGATTTCGGGTTGTCTCTACTTTTGAACCCAGTTCATGCCATTGCAAGACTGGGAGGATACAGGGCTCCAGAGCAAGCAGAAATCAAGAGGCTCTCTCAAAAGGCGGATGTGTATAGTTTTGGGGTCTTGTTGTTGGAAGTTCTTACAGGCAGAACTCCTTCGGAGTACCCCTCGCCAACACGCCCACGCATTGAAGACGAGGAGCAAGCAGTAGATCTTCCTAAGTGGGTGAGATCAGTCGTTAAGGAAGAGTGGACATCAGAAGTATTTGATCAAGAACTCTTGAGGTATAAGAACATTGAAGAAGAACTTGTATCAATGCTTCACGTGGGGTTGGCTTGTGTGTTTCCACAACCTGAAAAGAGGCCTACAATGGCAGAAGTGGCTAAGATGATTGAAGACATTAGGGTGGAGCAGTCTCCTCTGGGGGAGGACTACGATGAATCTCGCAATTCGCTGTCACCTTCCCTCGCAACCACTGAAGATGGGATGGCGGGGTATTGA
- the LOC133689432 gene encoding LOW QUALITY PROTEIN: iridoid oxidase (The sequence of the model RefSeq protein was modified relative to this genomic sequence to represent the inferred CDS: inserted 2 bases in 1 codon; deleted 2 bases in 1 codon; substituted 4 bases at 4 genomic stop codons): protein MASLLHSFDWEISSGTTPETLDMNEWMGITPAKFPVMNSDPNQGFYCSEAQEDFDTKQQQPGPPAWPVFGNIFDLGAIPHQTLYKLKEKYGPVIWLKLGYTNTLVIQSAETAAGLFKNHDLAFSDRKVLLVFTAHNYYQGSLALGWYGPNWRMLQRLCSTKLMINITKQIDQTAVLRQKCTDDMIRYIEEDVAEAQAQGESGEIKGAHYLFLMTFNLIGNLVLSRDLVNPRSKDGHEFYDAMNNVMKWAGTRNVAEFLTFLKWLDRQGIMRNMVQDMGQTMRIVEKFVKERTEEWKXQGEKRKNDFLDALLEHEGDEKDGPDVISDQNRLIIILEMSFGGSETTSTAMEWAMTELLRNPMVMGXATEELHQVVGPKXKVEESDIDQLPYLQPVVKETLRLHPVIPLLLPPNTLEDTNFMGHLIPKDTQAFAKAXGIGRDPDSWEDPMSFKPERFLGSNIEYRGQNFEFIPFGSGRXICVGMLLAHRVVLLGLASLQHCFDWELGSDYAPGTIDVNERMGLTVQKLKPLKAKPKQIGRMINVK, encoded by the exons ATGGCGTCCTTGCTTCACAGTTTTGACTGGGAGATAAGCAGTGGTACCACTCCAGAGACCTTGGACATGAACGAGTGGATGGGAATAACG CCAGCGAAGTTCCCAGTGATGAACAGTGATCCCAATCAGGGATTCTATTGTTCAGAGGCACAAGAGGACT TTGATACCAAACAACAACAACCGGGGCCCCCGGCATGGCCAGTCTTTGGTAACATCTTTGACCTCGGAGCCATTCCACACCAGACATTGTACAAGCTCAAAGAAAAGTATGGTCCTGTAATTTGGCTAAAACTTGGATACACAAACACCTTGGTGATACAGTCCGCCGAGACTGCTGCAGGATTATTCAAGAATCATGACCTTGCTTTCAGCGATCGCAAAGTCCTTCTTGTGTTTACAGCTCATAATTACTACCAAGGATCACTGGCACTAGGTTGGTATGGCCCAAACTGGCGCATGCTCCAGCGTCTCTGCTCAACAAAGCTCATGATAAAT ATAACCAAGCAAATCGACCAGACAGCTGTCCTCCGACAGAAGTGCACTGATGACATGATAAGGTATATTGAAGAGGATGTTGCAGAAGCACAAGCACAGGGAGAGTCGGGGGAAATCAAGGGCGCCCACTACCTCTTCCTTATGACCTTCAATCTAATTGGCAATCTTGTGCTGTCACGGGATCTTGTGAACCCTCGGTCAAAAGATGGCCATGAATTCTATGATGCCATGAACAATGTCATGAAGTGGGCTGGGACACGAAATGTGGCAGAATTCTTAACATTTTTGAAATGGCTGGATCGTCAGGGGATCATGAGGAACATGGTGCAGGACATGGGACAAACCATGAGGATAGTGGAGAAATTTGTGAAGGAGAGGACAGAGGAGTGGAA TcagggagaaaaaagaaaaaacgacTTCCTAGATGCACTATTGGAGCATGAAGGTGACGAAAAAGATGGGCCTGATGTGATCTCAGATCAAAATAGACTAATTATCATACTG GAAATGTCTTTTGGTGGATCAGAAACTACAAGCACCGCGATGGAATGGGCCATGACAGAGCTATTGCGCAACCCTATGGTGATGGGATGAGCTACAGAAGAGCTTCATCAAGTTGTTGGACCCAAATGAAAGGTTGAGGAAAGCGACATAGATCAACTTCCATATTTGCAGCCAGTGGTTAAGGAAACACTAAGGTTACATCCAGTCATTCCTTTGCTGCTTCCACCAAATACTTTAGAAGATACAAACTTCATGGGGCACCTAATACCCAAAGATACACAAGCTTTTGCGAAAGCATAGGGTATTGGGAGAGACCCAGATTCTTGGGAGGATCCCATGTCTTTCAAGCCTGAGAGATTTCTAGGATCAAACATTGAGTACAGGGGACAGAATTTTGAGTTTATTCCATTTGGATCTGGGAGATGAATTTGTGTGGGCATGTTATTAGCTCATAGGGTAGTTCTCCTTGGTCTAGCCTCTCTGCAGCACTGTTTTGACTGGGAGCTTGGCAGCGATTATGCTCCAGGGACCATAGACGTGAATGAGAGGATGGGACTAACAGTGCAAAAGCTCAAACCCTTAAAAGCTAAACCAAAGCAGATAGGGAGAATGATAAATGTCAAATGA
- the LOC133689985 gene encoding uncharacterized protein LOC133689985 — protein sequence MVADSWFINWRWNSRKVSAETDKEAIGVLAYEVAGLMSKVVNLWNYLNDREIHRLREEIVNSVGVKRLVAEDHDCLMDLALNEILENFRLIARSVARLGRKCKDPPFLLFERFVNDPVGNDLEWFGWQYRLKKMERKVKKMEKFVAVTMQLSQELEVLAELEQTLRRLRANADLDRVKLLQFQKKVMWQRQEVRNLRDMSPWIRTYDYVVRLLARSLLTILERIKHVFEINQLPSAQGNSNCKQRNPDCLPQTRSFSVLMQSSILPSEDILHGFSSVPTGTSGSTSGLAAEKYKISNQQLQPHHQSSSLHGKQSRLKTKRLSHVGSFKECMMSGSDSPILLTCNSVVGGSLRLTSDYMKKVDLMEKSNMESLSRSNRFYSKLALFNSKQGLLKAPSSTLGAAALALHYANLIILIDKVASSTHMIDFETRDDLYGMLPTTIRSALKARLKAHAKSLAPFVYDASLAAEWNLALSQILEWLSPLAHNMIRWQSKQNFERAHEISSTNVLLFQTLHFADQAKTEAAITELLVGLNYIWHGEHDEKALPEIPGCRASSFYEPKRDHHAYYMAQD from the coding sequence ATGGTCGCTGACTCGTGGTTTATTAATTGGAGGTGGAATTCACGAAAAGTCTCTGCAGAGACTGATAAGGAAGCAATTGGAGTATTGGCATATGAAGTTGCAGGCTTGATGTCCAAGGTCGTTAATTTATGGAACTATTTGAATGATAGAGAGATCCATAGGTTGAGGGAAGAGATTGTCAACTCAGTTGGAGTTAAAAGGCTTGTAGCTGAGGATCATGATTGCCTGATGGATCTTGCACTAAATGAGATACTGGAGAATTTCAGGCTAATTGCAAGATCTGTGGCTCGGCTTGGGAGGAAGTGCAAAGACCCTCCTTTCCTCCTATTTGAACGTTTTGTTAATGACCCGGTTGGGAATGATCTTGAGTGGTTTGGGTGGCAATATAGATTAAAGAAGATGGAGaggaaagttaaaaaaatggagaaatttGTTGCAGTTACAATGCAATTGTCTCAGGAGCTGGAAGTTCTTGCAGAACTTGAACAAACTCTTAGGAGACTGCGGGCCAATGCTGACTTAGATCGTGTGAAATTGCTCCAATTTCAGAAGAAAGTAATGTGGCAGCGACAGGAAGTTAGAAATCTGCGGGATATGTCACCATGGATTAGAACCTATGATTATGTTGTCCGTCTTTTGGCAAGATCACTTTTAACTATACTTGAGAGAATCAAGCATGTTTTTGAGATCAATCAACTACCATCTGCTCAGGGAAACAGCAATTGCAAACAGAGGAATCCTGATTGTCTTCCTCAGACCCGTTCCTTTTCTGTTTTAATGCAATCTTCTATACTTCCTTCAGAGGATATTCTACATGGGTTCTCTTCAGTACCTACAGGAACATCAGGTTCGACTTCAGGACTGGCTGCTGAGAAGTATAAAATAAGCAATCAGCAGCTTCAACCTCATCATCAGTCATCCAGCCTACATGGAAAGCAGTCTCGcttgaaaacaaaaagattGTCTCATGTTGGCTCTTTTAAGGAATGCATGATGAGTGGAAGTGATTCTCCTATTTTGCTGACCTGCAATTCTGTTGTTGGTGGTTCTTTGAGGCTCACAAGTGACTATATGAAAAAAGTTGATCTAATGGAAAAATCAAATATGGAATCTCTTTCACGCAGCAACcgattttattctaaattagcTCTATTCAATTCAAAGCAGGGGTTGTTGAAAGCCCCCTCATCCACTCTTGGTGCTGCTGCTTTAGCTCTCCATTATGCAAATTTGATCATATTAATTGATAAGGTAGCTTCATCGACTCATATGATTGACTTTGAAACAAGAGATGACCTGTATGGCATGTTACCCACAACTATAAGATCTGCTCTGAAGGCTAGGCTCAAGGCACATGCCAAATCTCTTGCTCCATTTGTATATGATGCTTCACTTGCAGCAGAGTGGAACCTGGCTTTGTCACAGATATTGGAATGGCTGTCTCCACTGGCTCATAACATGATAAGATGGCAGTCCAAGCAAAACTTTGAGAGGGCACATGAGATTTCCAGCACAAATGTACTCCTGTTTCAGACCCTCCATTTTGCGGATCAAGCAAAGACTGAGGCTGCAATAACAGAACTTCTTGTTGGTCTGAACTACATCTGGCACGGAGAACATGATGAAAAAGCCTTGCCAGAGATTCCGGGCTGCAGAGCTAGTTCCTTTTATGAGCCAAAAAGGGATCATCATGCATATTATATGGCACAGGATTGA